In one window of Macadamia integrifolia cultivar HAES 741 chromosome 2, SCU_Mint_v3, whole genome shotgun sequence DNA:
- the LOC122071951 gene encoding polypyrimidine tract-binding protein homolog 3-like, with protein MTEPSKVIHIRNVGHEIAENDLLQLVQPFGVVTKLVMLRAKNQALLQMHDIASAVNVLQYYTNVQPSVRGRNVYIQFSSHQELTTMDQNAQGRKGDQDSQPNRILLVTIHQLLYPITVEVLHQVFSPHGFVEKIVTFQKSAGSQALIQYQSRQSAVQARNALQGRNIYDGCCTLDIQFSNLSELQVNYNNERSRDFTNPSLPSEQKGRSSQPGYGDAGGLYALQPGARAVAFPQMGNSAAIAAAFGGGLPPGISGTNDRCTVLVSNINPDKVDEDKLFNLFSIYGNIVRIKFLRNKPDHALIQMGDGFQAELAVHFLKGAMLFGKRLEVNFSKHTNITSAPDTHEYLNSNLNRFNRNAAKNYRYCCSPTKMIHLSTLPQDITEEEIMAHLEEHGNIVNTKLFEVNGKKQALVLFETEDQATEALVCKHATTVDGSVIRISFSQLQTI; from the exons ATGACAGAGCCTTCAAAAGTAATCCATATCCGAAACGTGGGCCACGAAATAGCTGAG AATGATCTCCTTCAGTTGGTACAACCTTTTGGTGTTGTCACTAAGCTTGTTATGCTACGTGCTAAAAATcag GCCCTGCTCCAGATGCACGATATTGCTTCAGCTGTGAATGTGCTGCAATACTACACAAATGTGCAGCCGAGCGTCAG GGGGCGAAATGTGTACATTCAGTTCTCTTCACATCAAGAACTCACCACAATGGATCAAAATGCTCAAGGACGCAAAGGAGATCAG GATTCACAACCCAACCGAATTCTCTTAGTTACAATCCATCAGCTGCTCTATCCTATAACAGTGGAAGTGCTGCATCAAGTTTTTTCTCCTCATGGGTTTGTGGAGAAGATTGTCACATTTCAGAAGTCTGCTG GTTCTCAAGCCCTTATCCAGTATCAATCACGCCAGAGTGCTGTCCAAGCAAGAAATGCTCTCCAA GGTCGTAACATTTATGATGGTTGCTGTACACTGGATATTCAATTTTCAAA TCTAAGCGAGTTACAAGTGAACTACAATAATGAACGGTCAAG GGATTTCACAAACCCATCTCTGCCTTCAGAACAGAAGGGAAGATCCTCACAA CCTGGATATGGTGATGCGGGGGGCCTGTATGCACTTCAACCTGGAGCCAGGGCAG TTGCATTTCCGCAG ATGGGCAACTCTGCAGCAATAGCAGCTGCATTTGGTGGAGGATTGCCTCCTGGGATAAGTGGTACAAATGACAGGTGCACGGTCCTGGTCTCTAATATAAATCCAGAT AAAGTCGATGAAGATAAACTGTTCAACCTTTTTTCCATCTACGGGAACATTGTGAGAATTAAATTTCTCCGCAACAAGCCAGATCATGCACTTATCCAGATGGGTGATGGGTTCCAGGCTGAATTAGCTGTACACTTCTTGAAG GGAGCCATGTTGTTTGGAAAACGATTGGAGGTGAACTTCTCAAAGCATACCAACATAACATCAGCTCCTGACACACATGAATACTTGAACTCAAACCTCAACCGCTTCAACCGAAATGCTGCAAAGAACTACCGTTACTGTTGCTCCCCCACCAAGATGATCCACTTGTCCACTCTTCCCCAGGACATCACGGAGGAGGAGATCATGGCTCACCTAGAGGAGCATGGAAACATTGTTAACACCAAGCTGTTTGAGGTCAATGGAAAGAAGCAGGCCCTTGTCCTGTTTGAGACAGAGGACCAGGCGACAGAGGCACTCGTGTGTAAACATGCCACTACCGTTGATGGGTCGGTTATCCGAATCTCCTTCTCACAGTTGCAAACCATATGA
- the LOC122072228 gene encoding aladin gives MPAFPHPGSVTLCEINRDLITVESLTDGHAKDTYGKVLGFVFSPVPFQSDLLLPGTEHGFEQENGDNVPRGLTAFSKILCECIKRYLPPTDVSWLWSSD, from the exons ATGCCCGCTTTCCCTCATCCTGGGTCTGTCACACTATGCGAAATCAATCGAGATTTGA TCACCGTTGAAAGCCTCACCGATGGGCACGCCAAAGACACCTATGGGAAAGTTCTT GGATTTGTATTCAGTCCTGTTCCTTTCCAATCAGATCTTCTCTTGCCCGGTACTGAGCATGGATTTGAACAAGAAAATGGAGATAATGTTCCAAGAGGGTTAACTGCTTTCAGCAAAATATTGTGTGAATGCATTAAACGCTACCTTCCTCCCACCGATGTAAGTTGGTTATGGAGTTCAGACTGA